The Gracilimonas sediminicola sequence GGTAAACAGGTATTCCATATTCCAGGTATAAGTGGCCACATACTCAAACTCGGGGACTTCCTCTTTCAAAGCAGGAGCCAAAATTCCCGGTGTGGAATGGGTTGTCATGATATCGCCGGAATATAGCTGGTGCTCCATTACCTGGTACATGCGGTCGGAATCGGTGTGAAAGCGATCGTAATTCAACTCATCAAGTACCCAAAGCAGAATCAGGATACTGCAGGCCATCCCAATGGATAACCCGATGACGTTAATGAGAAAAGAACTTTTATGACGCTTGAAACTCCGAAAAGCAGTTTTTAAATAATTTTTGAACATGGCCAGACCCGATTTCTTGATTACGGATGTTACACGGTAAAAATCAGGAGTCGTTACATGTAAGTGAGAACTTTCTTCAAATAATTATGCTCCTTCAGAGGAGTTATTTCTCACTTAAGGTTAAAAAGTGAGTTATAGAAACCCTTGAGTGATTTGCTTTCTGCCGGAGATTCAAGCTGATCGAGATGTTCAAAATTTTGAATGAAGGCTGAACTTTCAAATCCTAACCGGTCGATATAGGTAATATGAAGTTCCTTCAGCAGCGAAACCCTTCCTTGTCGAAGAGGTGAACTGGCAGGTGCATGGTTTATCCTGTAATAAGGGATAACGGCAGAGTCCCGGGTTTTTGGGATGATAATTGTTTGCCAGGTGTTATCATATCGGGCATAAACAACCCATTTTGAAACACGGTTTATATCTTCCTCCAAGGCAAAAGAAAGCCCCCCCTTTTCCCGGGTAAAAGAAATATCAGGTGCTTTTAGCGGACGATGGTTGATCCAGTTCATGGAAGGAATCAGGGCTTCCCGTTTATAAGGCTTTTCGAGCAGGGCTTGTCGGAGCGAGTCATTTTCAACTAATCCAGTCATACTCCAGTGGATGGTTCCGGGTGCTTCCGGCAGCATGCCGCGTGTTATCATAATTTGATTAATGACCTCGTCCACTTGTTGTTCTCCTTCATAGCGGGAAATACTCATGCCCGGCCAAATATGCCGGTCTGTAAAATTCTGCTCTTCCCACCACCCCAACAGAACAGGAAAGCTCTGTGGAACCTGGTTTATGGGCCAGTAAAGTTGGGGTGAGAAGTAATCAATCCAGCCTTTTTTGAGCCACTTTTTGGCATCAGCGTAAAGCACCTCATATTGATCCATTCCTGCAATGGATGGCGGACTTCCCGGCCGCCACACACCAAACGGGCTAAGCCCAAATTTCACATAGGGCTTTTCCTTTTTTATGGATCTATATACCCGTTGTATGAATGTGTCTACGGCTTTTCTTCGCCAGTCACTTCGCGAGAGTTTTCCTCCGGATTTTACATAAGCATCCCAGCTTTCATCGTCCGGAAAGTCTTCCCCAAAATTATAAGAGGGATAGGGATAGAAGTAGTCGTCAAAATGAACGCCGTCAATATCGTATCGCTTTACGATGTCCATAACTACGGCGTGGGAATGATCCTGGGTTTCTTGCAGGCTGGGATCGAACCACCAGTACCCGCTTTTTAATCCTACCACCAGCTCTTCTTTCGTGCTCACGACGGAGTGCTCCGAAACCGAGCCGCCTCTCACATGATGTGCCCGGTATGGATTAAGCCAAACATGAAGCTCCAGTCCTCTTTTATGGGCTTCTTCAATCCAGAAACTCAGTGGATCGTAATAGGGAGTTGGTGGCACGCCTTGCTGGCCGGTCAGGTAATACGACCAGGGTTCCAGCTCGCTTTCATATAAAGCATCAGACTGCGGGCGAACCTGGAAAATAACGGCATTAAAGTTTGTGGACTGCAAAAGATCGAGCAGTTTTATAGCCTCTTCTTTCTGCTGTTCTACGGGGATGCCCGGTTCGCTGGGCCAGTTGATATTGGCAACCGTTGCAACCCATGCGGCCCTGAATTCACGCTGAATTTCAGGATGGGAATCAGCCGGTTTTTTCGGGGAAAGTTTGAGGTACTGACAACCGGAAAGCATCAAAAGTAAACACAAATAAAGACAGCACGAGATTTTCTTCGGCATAAAAACAGAATATGGAACTCTTTCAGGGGCAGACCGAAGGTAGCAACAAATGGGGAAGAAGGAAACGGATGGAAATTGGCGAGGTTTTAGGTGTTAGGTTTTAGTGTGTCCATTCAGGCAACACTAAAACCTAACACCTTGCACCTAAAACCTGCTATTCACTTCTCAAACTATCCACGGGATTAGCCACGGCGGCTTTGATGGATTGCCAGCTTACGGTCAAAATCGCGATAATCATCGCAATCAGTCCTACGGTTATAAAAACAGCAACATTCATATCAATACGGTAGGCAAAGTTGGTAAGCCACTGATCCATTACGTACCAGGCGATGGGCGTTCCCACCACAAAACCGATAGCCACTAATTTGAGGAAGTCGGTTGAAAGCAAAGCCACTATTTTTGAGACGGAAGCACCCAACACTTTTCGAATTCCAATTTCTTTTGCCCGGCGTTCAATCAGGAAGGATGAAAGCCCTACAAGGCCAAGACAGGCGATGAAAATAGCCAGCCCGGAAAATGCCAGTAACAGGTTTCGGGTCTGCAGTTCAGACTGGTAGAGAGCATTCAGCTGTTGATCTAAAAACTCGAATTCAAAAGGCCGGTGTGGGGCAACATCCTGCCACATATTCTCCAGAGATGCTATCGTGCCCTGGATGTTTCCCGGTTCAACTTTCACTAACAGGTAGTTATACATCTGCTCATGAATGAATAACGCCAGGGGCTCTACATTTTCTCTGAGAGACTGGTAGTTAAAGTCTGCCATCACCCCAACCACCTCGCCTTCTCTTCCTCCCAGTACATTGAAAGGCTTGCCAATGGCTTCCTGTGGCGACCAGCCATGAGCCTGCGCTAACTGCTCGTTGATGAGATACACATATCCCTGTTCTCTGGTATAGGAAGGATTATCCGGAAAAGAGTTACCAGCAATGATCTCAATATCTAATGTTTGAACCAAATCGGCATCAGCTGCACCGGCTGCAGTTCCGATCGGTTCCATCGTAGTGTTGTGAACCGACCCATAGCCGCCAAAAACTTTACCGGGAATATTTGACATGTAGGTTGCTCCTTTAACACCGGGCTGACGGAGAACCTCACTTTTCAGCAGACCCTGTTTTTGAGCAAGCTCACTATCTCTGGCAGGGAGCACAATAACTTCTTCATCATCAAAACCAAGGTCTGCAGTTAATATGAAATTTGTTTGTTGATAGATGATGACGGTACAAAGAATAAGGAAAGTGGATATAGCAAATTGTGATATCACCAGCCCTTTGCGAAGGGTACCATCGGACCCGGTAGACCCAAGCAGCCCCTTAAGTACCCGAACCGGCTGATATGATGAAAGTAGAAAAGCCGGGTAGCTTCCGGCGAGGGCAGCGGTGATGATGGTCACGCCGGCTAAAAGCATCCATGCGGAAGGATCGGTAAAAAGGTTAAAGCTGATGTCTTTGCCCATCAGTTCGAAAAAGGGTTCTTTGAAAAACTCCACCAGAATCAGTGCCAATACAACTGATATAAGCGTAATCAATATAGATTCCCCATAAAACTGCTTTACCAGTTGTGATTTTACCGCACCGAGAGCCTTTCGGATACCCACTTCAGCTCCACGCCTTGAAGAACGGGCGGTTGAGAGGTTGACGTAATTTATAGTAGCGATAAGGAGTACCATCAGGGCCAGGAAAATAAACCCAATCACGTTTTGCATACTGCCCATGGGGGCAATTTCGAAATCGAAGTTTGAGTTCAGGTACAATTCTGTGACGGGGGTAAAGATCAGTTGATCAACACGGTCCTGAATCTGATTATCCCTTATGAAGGCATTTGCTGTCTGTCTTAATGATTCGGTGGAGGAGCTGCTATTCAGTAGCAGATAAGTGAAAAAATTAGCGGCCCTGATCTGAGAATCATCCAGCTGAGACCAACTGCTCATGGTATGCAGCGAGCCCAGATAATTGAATGTAAAGTGGGAGTTTGCAGGAACGTTTTCAATGACGCCGGTCACTTCAAAATCATAATTGGTATTGAAAATCCGGGCATTAACAGTTTCACCAAGTATATCAACAGACCCAAATAATTTCAGGGCTGTAGATTTGGGCAGAACCAATGATCTTGGGTTTTTGAGTGCTGTTTCGGGGTTTCCGGCGATAAAATCAAAACTGAAAATCCGGAAAAAGCTGGAATCGGCATATAAGAAGTTTTCTTCCTGAAATTTGTTCTCACCGGTACTAATGATAGCCGGGCTGTAACGGGTAGGCTCATAAAGCCGAACCCATCGTTCAATCTCTGGTGAGATTTGATTCAGCGTTGGAGCCACCATGGAAGGCGTAACGGCGATGTTATCACCACCGCTTTCCATACTGATCCGAACAATTCTGTCTGCCTTTTCATGGAATTGGTCATAACTGAGTTCATGCCTCACATATATGAGGATTAGCAGACAGCAAGCAATGCCTATTGCCAGCCCCGAAATATTGATGAAAGAATAGCCTTTATGCTTAGAGATATTTCTAAAGGCAATTTTAAAATAATTCTTCAGCATAGTGTAATGGGTTTAGGTGCTAAAGTGTTTAAGTGAGTTCTTTTCGTTAACACTTAAACACGCTCACACGTTAATAATCATACATGAAACCCTTCCTGCATATTCTCGGTCACTACGTGGCCGTCAAACAGGTGAATGACACGACGGGCGTAATCGGCATCATGCGGAGAGTGGGTTACCATCACGATGGTGGTGCCGGCTTCGTTAAGTTCAGCCAAAAGTTTCATCACTTCATCGCCGTGATCCGAATCCAGGTTACCGGTAGGCTCATCGGCGAGGATCAGCTTGGCATTAGCTACTACGGCCCGGGCAATGGCAACGCGCTGTTGCTGACCACCGGAAAGTTGTTGCGGAAAGTGATTGCGTCGGTGCATCATTCCCATTCGGTCGAGCGCCGTTTCCACTTTCTCTTTGCGTTCGGCGGAATCAACTCCGAGATATAGCAGCGGAAGTTCCACATTTTCGAATACCGTGAGCTCATCAATCAGGTTAAAGCTCTGGAAGATGAATCCAATATTTCCTTTTCTGAGCTGGGCTCTTTCTCTTTCGGAATGAGTAGAGATCTCATGTCCTAAAAAGTGATATTCACCATCGGAAGGATTATCCAGGAGTCCCATAATATTCAACAGGGTAGATTTTCCGCAGCCTGAAGGCCCCATAATGGCTACAAATTCGCCCTCCTTGATCTCGAGGTTCACGTTGCTCAACGCAGTCGTTTCCACTTCTTCAGTGGTATATACTTTCTTAAGGTTTTTTGTTTGAATCATGGTAGTAAGGTTTTGAACGTGTTCACGTGTTAAAGTTTATCTCAGTGACCTAAATACTCATCTGAGATGTATAGAACTTCTGGTTCGTTTGTTTGATTTGAGTTTTTCAAAGTGTTATTAATATGATTTATCAAAGAGAGCACCATAGCTTGGCAGTGGTCACAATTATTTTGAATTTCTTTAATCCTTTCCGTTTCAATCATTCCTTGATCTTCAACAATGTATAGTAGACTCTTTACTTCCTGGGCTGAACTTTGGGAGTAGTCTAAGAATCGAATAAAGTCTTTTTTATGGTAGCGATTGAAGCCCTCTGCAATATTTGTCATCACAGATATAGAAGCCCTTTTCAGCTGATCAGTTAGTGCAAATTCTTTCTTCAATGAGGAATCAGAGACCAATTTATAGATTTGGTTCACCAACAATCTTGATTGCTGCCAGCACTTTAAATCCTCATATCTTTCAATTTTACTCATTTCAAAAACGTAAATACGTTAACACTTAAACACTTTATCTCTTAAACACATCATCACTCTAACACTAAAACCTCATTATCCCCAAACGTATCATAACTTGAGGTAATGACTTTTTCTCCGGGCGATACTCCGCTCAGTACTTCAAAATATTCAGGATTCTGCCGGCCGAGCCTTATATCTCTGCGATAGGCCTTTCCTTCACTTTCATTTACAACAAATACCCAGTTGCCACCGGTAGTTTGATAGAACCCACCTCTTGGAATCTGAACCGCACTGGCCGATTCCCCCAGCTCAAGACGTATTCTCACTGTTTGTCCCCGGCGCAGGCCTTCCGGTGCTTTATTCACAAATTCCATATCCACTTCAAACTGCCCGTTGTTAATGACGGGATAAATTTTTGTAATCACCAGCTCGTGCGACTGCCCGTCAAAAGGGAAAGAGCCCCGGAGCCCCTGCGTTATTCGCGATAAGTGATATTCATCAATCGCTACCCGAACTTTGTAACCGTCCATGATATCGACTTGTCCGATACGCTCTCCGGAAGAAATGGACTGCCCCTGGTTTAATTCAATGGTGCTCAATTGACCCGAAATAGGTGCCGTAACGGATAGGTTATCCAGGATTTGCTGAACGGCTTCCAGATTCTGAAACATTCTGTCTTCGGAATTATTAAGCTGCCTCAGCTGCGTAATCGTTTGAATGGAATCCTTCTTATAGGATTCGTAGGTCAATTCGTAGCGCCGTTTCTGATACTCATAATTCTCCTTTGTGGTCTGGAATTCTTGTTCAGAAATCAGATCCCGTTCAACCAGCTTTTTCTGACGATCATACTGCGACTTTAAAATTTCCATTTGGGATTTGGCACTTGCCAGCTGATCCTGAAGCTGCAGAGTATTCTGTTCCAGGTTTAATCTTGAGTTGCGCACGTTATTGATTTGATCGTAGAGCCCCGAAGTTTGCTGCATCACCTGAAGCTGCAGCCCGGAATTAGTGAGGGTCAGGATGGTATCGCCTTCCTCAACCATCGTTCCGGATTCAAGAAAAACTTCCTGCACCACGCCGCCTTCAATGGCATCAAGGTAGATGGTTTGAATAGGCTGAACCGTTCCCGTTACCTGTATAAACTCCTGAAAGGTGTCTTCCTGTACGGTTGCGATGGTTAGTTTTTCTCTTTCCACATTCAACGTAGATCGCACATCCATAAACCAAAATGCATACACGCTTAAGCTTGCAAAAGCGAGAACGCCTGCAATCATAAGGAAGCGTTTTAGCGTCCAGGTTTTCTTTTCAATTTTTCGATCCATTCCCATTCGTAAATGTCCTGCTGGTTTTTATGTAGTTAATTTTTGAAGTAGATAATCAAGATACGTGCCAAATTAAATGAATGTGTGGTAAAAGGGAATTAAGGATGATTCTTTCCCGATTAATGTTCACATTCCAACATCAGATGTTCGATATCGTACACTTCGATTGTGGAATTACGAGGATTAGACTATCTCAAAGGGTAAATGTTACAACTGGTATGATATTAGCTAATAAGTGTCAAAGTACTAAAGTGTTGAAGTGTTACTTTTTTGATTCTTGAATACGCAAACACCTTAACACTTTAACGCTTTAGCACTTTAGCACTTCAACACAATCTCACATAAACTAAATGAAGAAAACAGGCCGAATACTTGTAGTGGATGATGATACCGATGTGCTGAATGCAGCTCGTTTGTATTTAAAGCAGCATGTTGAAAAAGTGGATGTGGAAAGCAACCCTAAGCTGATTCCCTCGCTGATGAAAGAATATGATTACGATGCCATTTTGTTGGATATGAACTTCCATGAGGATGTGAGCAGCGGGGAAGAGGGTTTCTATTGGCTGGAGAAAATCCTGGAGATAGACCCGGCGATGGCCGTGGTGTTGATAACGGCTTATGGCGACGTAGAGAAAGCAGTTCTGGCAGTAAAAACAGGTGCCTCTGATTTTGTACTAAAGCCCTGGCAAAATGAAAAATTGCTGGCTACTGTCACCTCGGCTATGAATCTGAGTCAGTCTAAAAGGGATTCTCAAAAACTGCGAACGCAAAATGCCGCGCTAAAAGCGGATATGGAACAGCCATATCAGAATATCATTGGGAAAAGCCGGGCGATGGAGCAGGTGTTTCAAACCATTGAAAAAGTGGCAAAAACGGACGCCAACGTTTTGATTACCGGGGAGAACGGAACAGGAAAAGAACTGGTGGCCCGGGCGTTGCACAGGCGCTCAAACCGAAGTGAGAATGCTTTTATTACCGTTGATATGGGAGCTTTGCCAGAAGGCTTGTTCGAAAGTGAATTATTTGGCCACGAAAAGGGCGCCTTTACCGATGCCAAAGAATCACGGGCCGGCCGGTTCGAAATAGCCCATGGAGGAACGCTCTTTTTAGATGAAGTGGGAAACATACCGCTTCAGCTGCAGCCTAAGCTTTTATCTGCTTTGCAAACGCATGAGATTCGGAGAATTGGTTCCAACAAAACCACAAAAATTGATATTCGGCTGATTTGTGCAACCAACGAAAGCTTAGGGGAGATGGTGGAGAAACAGGAATTTCGTCAGGACCTGCTTTACCGGATAAACACCATTGAGATTAAGCTGCCACCGCTCTGGGAGCGTACAGAAGACATTCCCTTGCTGGCTGAACACTTTTTGAAACAGTACAGATCGAAGTACAAAAAAGAAATCAAAGGGATCACGGATCAGGCGTTGAATCACCTGAAAGAATACCACTGGCCGGGCAATATCCGGGAGCTGGAACACGCCGTTGAGCGGGCGGTTATTATGACGGACGAGGAGCAACTACAGAAGGGTGATTTCCTGCTTACCTCCGTTTCAGGTAACGATCATAAACTGCCGGTATCGGGGTTGAACCTGGAAGAAGTGGAAAAGACGGTGATTCGCAAAGCAATGGATAAACACGGCGGTAATATATCGCATGCAGCAGAAGAGTTGGGACTAACCCGTGCATCACTGTATCGAAGATTGGAGAAATATGGACTGTAGCTGTCAGGTTTTGTACTCTGCAGAATGTACTCTTCTGATACCTGAAAGCCAAGCAATGTAAATGATAGAACATCATGATTAAAAGCTTCCGATTTGGAATCATACTACGCATTCTGATGCTGGCTGCAACCTTGCTGCTGGTGTGTTACCTGGTGCTCGAAACGGAGTACTACGTGAGCATGGTGATTCTGGGAGCCATCATTGCCGGGCAGGTAATTGCGTTGATAAAGTATCTGGAACGAACCAACGTATTACTCACCCGCTTTTTGGAGGCTATTCGATATTCAGATTTCACAGGAGCATTCAGAAATCACGGTTTGGGCAGTAACTTTGATGATTTAAATGCGGCTTTCAGTGATGTCATCGAAAAATTCAAAGAAGAGCGCAGCAAAAAAGAGGAAAGCATTCGATACCTGGAAACGGTGGTTCAGCACATCGGTATTGGCTTGGTTTGTTTTAATGGAAAAGGAGAGGTGGTTTTGTTGAATACCGCAGCCAAACGGCTGTTTAAAGTAGCGACCTTACGGACTCTGGATTCCCTTAAAAATATATCCGGGTCGCTCTATAAAACCGTAAAAAAACAGAAGGGAGGCAACCGAAGCCTGATTCGGGTGACTATCCAAAACGAAACGCTGCAGCTGGCGATGTATGCCACCGAGTTCAGGATGAGAGACGAAGCGTACAAGCTCGTTTCATTCCAGAACATTCATACCGAGCTGGAAGAAAAAGAGATGGAGGCCTGGCAAAACCTTACCCAGGTTTTGGCTCACGAAATTATGAACTCTATCACCCCGATTTCATCTCTTTCCGGCACGGTGAAAATGTTGCTGGAGGAGAATATGGTTCCGCAAGAACATCATGTAGAGCTGAATCAGGAAACCATTGAAGATGTGACCGATGCGTTGACGACCATAAGTAACCGAAGCCAGGGACTAATGCGATTTGTGAATTCTTACCGTGATTTTACCCAGATTCCGGAACCAAGCTATGAGCTTTTCAAGGTGAAAGAAGCGCTGGACCGAACCGCCAGCCTCATGAAGACAGAAGCCGCCAAAGAGGGCATACAAATCAAGGTAGAAGTAGATCCGGAAAGCCTGGAATTCACCGCTGATCCACACCTGGTTGAACAGGTGCTGATTAATCTGGTTAAGAATGCGATTCGGGTTTTGTCGGATCAGGAAGATGGGGTGATTTTGATGAAGGGAGGGATAGAGGAATCAGGTAAAGTGATCATTCAAATTCAGGACAACGGTCCGGGTGTGAAGAAAGCTATGAAGGAGAAGATATTCATCCCGTTTTATACGGTGGGTAGTAACGGGAAAAGTAAAGGATCAGGAATTGGGCTGAGCCTTTCCCGACAAATAATGCGCCTGCATGGCGGCAGCCTGATTTTGAATTCCGAAACCGGAAAAGGTTCAACTTTTACCTTGCGATTTTAACCTTAGAAATAACTCTTCCAAAGTTGTAAAGGGACTATAATTAATAATAAACTGTTATTACTATCTAAAGCTCACCCATAAATTTCACCATAACCTTTCCAAAGTTATATCGATCTCGAAATTATATATCATCTAATGATAACTTTGGAAAGGTTACTTATTTATTAAAGCTCCTTAAATCTCACCATGCAGGTATTTTAAACGAAGTGGCTCGTCAAACTTCTCGATGGCATATCTCAGCATTGTTCTCGGCATAATCCGGTAGTATTTTCTAAGGAATTCTTCTTCCGCATCCCGGTCGCGGTTCCCGATTTCCCGCAACATCCAGCCAACGGCTTTTTGAATAAGATCGTGATCATCCTGCACCAGTATCTCCGCGATATCCAGCGCATCTTCGAAGTCATTCTGCCTTATGAAATGATAGCAGGTAATCATGGCGATTCGCTTTTTCCAGAGATCATTGGATTTAGCAAAATCATACAACAAACCCCGGTCTTTATTTTCCAAAAAAGGGCCGAGGATCTTATGGCAGGAACTGTCGATGATATCCCAATTATTAAAGCCGGACAGGTTGTCAAGATACACCTTCGTCATCTGTTCGAGTTCTTCGTCCCCGCCTTTCTCAACCTTATAAACCATCAACAGGGCGGCGGTAAGTCGGACTTCATGAATCTTATGGTGCAGTAACTTCCCAATTTCTGTTGCAGGCAGCTCCCGGTATTTTTTAGCCACTTTACGCTGATCGGGAACTTTGATCCCCAAAAAATCATCCCCTTCACCATATTCTCCCGGACCCGATTTAAAAAATCGTGAGGAGTGCTTAGCCTTCTCAGGGTCAGCATATTTTCTCAGTTCGTTGATGACATCTTGATGGTTCATGTCCGGTACATTAAAAAGGCTCCGACGCAGAGCGTCAGAGCCAGCTTGCGCTATCTATCATACATTAAATTACTCACGTTAACTTAACCTCGTGCCGATCGCTCCGCGTCGGTACGAAGGTTAGTGACTGCCAAAGCAGGTACATTGCAATCCGGCTGCTTCAAGAGTAATGGCATGCCAGTCGAATTCATCACGATAGCCATCTCGTTCCCACCAGAAAGGAAGTCGTTCCTTAGGTTGGTTACCTACTTCATTCATGGTTGCAGCATCAAACAGACGGCCATTTACCATGGTATAAGTAACTGAATTAGTGTTTCGGATATCTTCCAGGGGATTTTCATCCAAGACAATCAGGTCGGCCAGTTTCCCAACTTTCAGGGAACCTATTTTATGATCCATTCCCAGGTAATGAGCTCCGTTCAGGGTAGCAACTCTCAGGGCTTCCATGTTAGACATGCCTCCCTGCTCAAACATCCAGAGTTCCCAGTGGGCTCCCAATCCCTGAAGCTGACCATGTGCACCGAGGTTTACTTTCACACCGGCATCGGCCAGCATTTTATCAGACTCGGCTGTCAGAATATGGCCGTTTTCGTATTCTTCGTCAGGAATCATAGTACGATGACGGGAGCGGGGATCAATTACACCGCGGGGAGTAAAGGTCAGCAGTTTCTCATTTTCCCACACATTATTCTTCTGATAGAAATAATATTCACCGCTTTTGCTCCCGTAGTTTACAACATGGGTGGGTGTATATCCGGTTTCACTGGCGCCCCAAAGCTGAATTACATCCTTATAAAGAGGAGCAACCGGGATGTTATGCTCAATTCCGGTATGTCCGTCAAGAATCATACTCATGTTATGGGTGAAAGTTGATCCGCCTTCAGGCATCACCATCATTTCCAATTCCTGTGCAGCTTTGATAACCTGCTGGCGCTGGTTTCTGCGAGGCTGGTTATAGCTCTTCACAGAGAAAGCTCCCCAGGCTTTGGTTCTTTCGAGCGCAAAAAGCGCATCTTCGTAACTGTTGATTTCCGTTTTGATGGATCCATCGGCTCCGTATAAAATCACACCGGTGGAGAATACGCGAGGGCCTACCATATGTCCGGCCTTGATGGCTTCAGCATGAGAGAAAATCATTTCCGAATTGGAAGACGGATCATGAGCAGTGGTTACCCCATAAGCGAGGTTCGCATAGTACTCCCATTGCTGCTGTGGACTAACACCCAGCCGGAAATTGCCAATGTGGGCATGTACATCTACAATACCGGGCATGATGGTTTTGCCGGAGGCATCAATCACTTTTGCGGAAGATGGAATTTGAATATCGGTTCCCATGGCAGCAATTCTGTTGCCTTCTACCAATATGGAGGCGTTTTCGAGAACGGTATCTCCCTGCATGGTGATGATCCGTGCATTGGTGAAAGCAATAGAGCCTTCGGGAACATAGGTTTCAAGATCGAGCTCCAGCTTTTTGCCGGTACTTGGCGGCTCAGGTAGCGAATCGGGGGCGCCGTCAACGAAAGAAAACGTCTCTTTCAGATCAACAGTGAAATATTCTTCCCCAAGGGTCCAGTGCAGCTTGTCACTTTCTGCCGACCAGTGCATATGATATCCGGCTTCGGAAGACACCTGTTTTACAGGAACGGATTTTGTATTCGGTTCCAGCTCAA is a genomic window containing:
- a CDS encoding sensor histidine kinase, giving the protein MIKSFRFGIILRILMLAATLLLVCYLVLETEYYVSMVILGAIIAGQVIALIKYLERTNVLLTRFLEAIRYSDFTGAFRNHGLGSNFDDLNAAFSDVIEKFKEERSKKEESIRYLETVVQHIGIGLVCFNGKGEVVLLNTAAKRLFKVATLRTLDSLKNISGSLYKTVKKQKGGNRSLIRVTIQNETLQLAMYATEFRMRDEAYKLVSFQNIHTELEEKEMEAWQNLTQVLAHEIMNSITPISSLSGTVKMLLEENMVPQEHHVELNQETIEDVTDALTTISNRSQGLMRFVNSYRDFTQIPEPSYELFKVKEALDRTASLMKTEAAKEGIQIKVEVDPESLEFTADPHLVEQVLINLVKNAIRVLSDQEDGVILMKGGIEESGKVIIQIQDNGPGVKKAMKEKIFIPFYTVGSNGKSKGSGIGLSLSRQIMRLHGGSLILNSETGKGSTFTLRF
- a CDS encoding DNA alkylation repair protein, with protein sequence MNHQDVINELRKYADPEKAKHSSRFFKSGPGEYGEGDDFLGIKVPDQRKVAKKYRELPATEIGKLLHHKIHEVRLTAALLMVYKVEKGGDEELEQMTKVYLDNLSGFNNWDIIDSSCHKILGPFLENKDRGLLYDFAKSNDLWKKRIAMITCYHFIRQNDFEDALDIAEILVQDDHDLIQKAVGWMLREIGNRDRDAEEEFLRKYYRIMPRTMLRYAIEKFDEPLRLKYLHGEI